DNA sequence from the Streptomyces sp. MST-110588 genome:
GAGACCGAGCTGGCGCGTCAGCAGCGGCAGACGGAGATGATCCTGCGCGCGGCGGCCGAGGGCGTGGTCGGCGTCGACGACGAGGGCAAGGTCGTCCTGGTCAACCCCTCCGCGGCCCAGATCCTGGGCTACCGGGCGAGCGAGCTGGGCGGCCGGGAGCTGCACCCGCTCATCCACCACTCGCGGCCGGACGGCTCGCCGCTGCCGTGGGAGGAGACGCCGCTGGCGGACACCCTGAAGTCCGGGCGCAAGCACCGGGTTCGGGGGCAGGTGCTGTGGCACAAGGACGGCCGTTCGGTCGCGGTGGACCTGACGACGGCGCCGGTACGGGACGGGGACCAGCTCGTCGGCGCGGTGATGACCTTCACCGACCGGCGGCCCTATGACGCGCTGGCGGCCCGCCACGCGCAGTTGCTGGCCGTCCTGGACCAGTCGCTGCGCGGTCCGCTGGAGGAGCTGAAGGCCGAGCTGAGCACGCTGGCGGCCGATCCGGCAGGCCAGTTGTGGCCGGAGGCGAACCAGATCCTGCACCACCTCGCCGCGGGCTACACCCGGATGACGACGCTGGTGGACAACGTACTGAGCTTCCAGCGGCTGGACGCGGGCCGCGAGCGGCTGAAGCGTACGAAGGTCTCGCTGGACGATGTGGTGGCGGCGGGCGTGGAGGGTGCGGTCGAGCTGATCGGGCCGGGCCGCGCGCAGTTCGCCGTACACGCGCCTCCCATAGAGGCCGAGGTGGACGCGGAGCGGATCGCCCAGGCGCTGGCACATCTGATCGCGGATGTGGCGGGTGTGGACGCCACGGGCAATGCGGGCGGCGGCGGTACGGGTGCCGCGCGCAATGCGGGCCGGGCGAGCGGCACGGCGTCTGCGGCGGGTGGGGCTGGTGGGACCGGCTCGGGGGCGGGCGCGCGCGCCGGGACCGGTGCTGGTGCCGGGGCCGGGGCCGGTGCTGGGGACTCCACGATCGTGGTCGCGGCGGCCAAGCGCGGTGACGTCGTACGGATCGAGGTACGCGGGCCGTACGGCGGCGGCGACCCGGTCCATCACCCCATCGTGCGCGGGATCGTGCGGCAGCACGGCGGCGTGCTGCAGACGCACGAGGTGCCGGGCGCGGGCGGCAGCTCGTACGTACTGGAGGTGCCGGTCACGGCGGACGGCTCGGCCGCGACCGGGGACCGGGCACGCGAGGCGACCGGGAACGAGACGACCGTGATGCCGGTGCCCGCCGAGCGGGCTCGGGGCACGGACGAGGGCCGGGGCGGGGGCCAGGACGCGGGCGCGGGCGCGGCCGGAGCCGTGGGGGCGGCCGGGCGGGGCGGGCGGCCTGTGCCTGTGCCGGGTACGGGGCGGGGCCCGACTGCGGGTGGTCGTGGTCACGGTGGGCCGGACGAGTCGGCCGGTGGGGTCGAAGGTGCGGCGCCGGGGGCTTTGGGGGTTCCGGGCTCTTCGGGTGCTCCGGGTGCTTCGAACTCTTCGCGTACTTCTGACGCTTCTGGGGCGTCGGGGTTTGACGGGGCTTCGGCTGCGGCTGGCGCGGTCGGCCGGGACTCGGCGGGCGGGGTGGAGCCGGCGAACGCGGCGGGGAACGCCGGCCCCGGTGCCTCGGAGGACATGCCCTCCGGGCGTCGGCGCGCACGGCACTCCGGCACGCCGGGACAGCGGCCGGACGAACAGCGGCCGGACGAGGACACGCCTCGTGCGGGCGTACCGGGCACCGGTGTGCCAGGTACCAACGTGCCAGGCATCGGCGTTCCGGGCATCGGCATTCCCGGTATCGGTATCCCGGGGCAGAACACCGGTCCGCACAGTGGCGGCACGGCCTCTTCCGGCCCCCGGCCCGGCGCCACGGGGCAGGCCGGGGCCGACGGGCCCTCCGGAACCGGAAGCGGTACGGGGGGTGGCCGCCGTCCTCTGGGTCAGGTGCCGAACGCCCGTACGGCGCCGGGGGTTCACGGTTCAGCGGCGGATTCGTACGGCGGTGTCGCCCCGCGCCACGACCAGGAGCACGACACCGGCGCAGGTACCGGCACCGGCACCGGCGCGGGCCACGGTGGCGGCGGCCGGCCCGGCATGAGTACGGAACCGGGGCCGGGCGGCGCCGGGACCGTACCGCCGAGCGGGCGGCGGCGCGGACAGCCGGAGGCGGCCGAGGACAGCGCGCTGTCCTCGCTCCCGGCCGGGCTGGGTGGCGAATCCGTCCAGGGGTCCGCGGTGGCCCACCCCGGGGCACCGGCGCAGCCCACCGGCCGGCGGGCGCGCCGTCCGCTCGCCGACGCGAGCGAGCGAGCGGTGCCCGGCAGCCGGCAGCCCGCGCACCAGCCGCTGCCCTCCCCCGCGCAGCCGCACACGCCCTCTCAGGTGCCTGTTCAGCAGGTGTGGCAGGCGGGGCAGGCGAAGGGTGCGTCGCCCACCGGCTCGTCTTCCGATCCGTCCACCGGCTCGTCCCCCGGTTCGTCCGCCGGCTCCTCTTCCGGTCCGTCCGTCGGTGGCCGTACGGCGTTCGCGCTGCCGCCCGCCGCCGCGGACCAGACTCCGGAGTCCCTGGCGGCGGCGCTGCCGACCGTGGCCGGCCAGTTGCCCGCGCAGGCGGCCGGGCCGCAGGACGACGGCGTGGGCACGGGACGGCGCCGGGCGCGCCGGGCCGTGGCCGAAGGTCCGGTCGCGGGCGGGTCGGGCGATGCGGCCATGCCGGGGCAGCCTGCCGGTGCCCTGAATTCGGCGCAGGCGCAGGGCGGTTGGGGCTCCGAGCCGACCGGACGCCGTCGTGCACGGCGGGCCGCGGCCGAGGAGCGGGCTGCGGCGGCGATGGCCGACACGGAGTCGACGGGAACGTTCGTCGCGGGTCCCGAGGGCCTGGTCGCCCACCCGGCCGGGCCGGTGCCCGGACCGGCGACCGGACCGGGCACCACCGGCAACGCGACGGGTACGGGTGCGGCTACAGGTACGGACACGGGTACGGATGCCGAGGCCGGGCCCGGGGTGGGCGGCGAGGCCGGACCTCTCGCCCGTACGGCCTCTGAAGGCGCCATGGGCACGGTTCCCGGCGAAGAGCACGGGACGGCGCCCGGCGACCTGTCGAGGGCCGGGGACCCGGTGCCCGCTCCCACGGGCCGCCGGCGCGGCCGGCCCAGCCCGGTCGAGGCCCCGCAGGCCGCCGAAGCCGCTCAGGCCACTCAGGAACAGGCGACGGCCCGGGACCCGCAAGGACCGGTCCAGGGCCAGGGCCAGGGTCAGAGCCAGAACCAAGGCCAGGCCCCTGGCCACGCCCGCCGACAGCCGCCGCCTCAGCAGCCACAACAAGCACAGCAACCGCAACACGGTCAGCACGCACAGCACGGACAGCAGGCACAGCCCCAGCCACAGCCGTCCCAGCCCCAGCCACCGCGGGCGAGCGCTCATCCGCAGCCACGCCCCCTCGGCCACGGCCCGGGCCAGTCGGCGCCCGAGCCCG
Encoded proteins:
- a CDS encoding PAS domain-containing protein encodes the protein MSSRPSRGAARLAAILDALPDALLLVNCNGTVVNANTIALETFEAPGTALVGRGLLDLLPSFDSKRIPGSMRRRDEEMDGPRTKPTRMVARRTDGTELLVEVTSANLEDGRTPYESAFEAAYADHRNGYTGDELLMLVVRDLTGTLDTETELARQQRQTEMILRAAAEGVVGVDDEGKVVLVNPSAAQILGYRASELGGRELHPLIHHSRPDGSPLPWEETPLADTLKSGRKHRVRGQVLWHKDGRSVAVDLTTAPVRDGDQLVGAVMTFTDRRPYDALAARHAQLLAVLDQSLRGPLEELKAELSTLAADPAGQLWPEANQILHHLAAGYTRMTTLVDNVLSFQRLDAGRERLKRTKVSLDDVVAAGVEGAVELIGPGRAQFAVHAPPIEAEVDAERIAQALAHLIADVAGVDATGNAGGGGTGAARNAGRASGTASAAGGAGGTGSGAGARAGTGAGAGAGAGAGDSTIVVAAAKRGDVVRIEVRGPYGGGDPVHHPIVRGIVRQHGGVLQTHEVPGAGGSSYVLEVPVTADGSAATGDRAREATGNETTVMPVPAERARGTDEGRGGGQDAGAGAAGAVGAAGRGGRPVPVPGTGRGPTAGGRGHGGPDESAGGVEGAAPGALGVPGSSGAPGASNSSRTSDASGASGFDGASAAAGAVGRDSAGGVEPANAAGNAGPGASEDMPSGRRRARHSGTPGQRPDEQRPDEDTPRAGVPGTGVPGTNVPGIGVPGIGIPGIGIPGQNTGPHSGGTASSGPRPGATGQAGADGPSGTGSGTGGGRRPLGQVPNARTAPGVHGSAADSYGGVAPRHDQEHDTGAGTGTGTGAGHGGGGRPGMSTEPGPGGAGTVPPSGRRRGQPEAAEDSALSSLPAGLGGESVQGSAVAHPGAPAQPTGRRARRPLADASERAVPGSRQPAHQPLPSPAQPHTPSQVPVQQVWQAGQAKGASPTGSSSDPSTGSSPGSSAGSSSGPSVGGRTAFALPPAAADQTPESLAAALPTVAGQLPAQAAGPQDDGVGTGRRRARRAVAEGPVAGGSGDAAMPGQPAGALNSAQAQGGWGSEPTGRRRARRAAAEERAAAAMADTESTGTFVAGPEGLVAHPAGPVPGPATGPGTTGNATGTGAATGTDTGTDAEAGPGVGGEAGPLARTASEGAMGTVPGEEHGTAPGDLSRAGDPVPAPTGRRRGRPSPVEAPQAAEAAQATQEQATARDPQGPVQGQGQGQSQNQGQAPGHARRQPPPQQPQQAQQPQHGQHAQHGQQAQPQPQPSQPQPPRASAHPQPRPLGHGPGQSAPEPEEEGAGPAASQSHGRAFSVRTLGQGAPFAQHLSDRQHPAAPGGTPVPGAAPAGSGRRRKLAAPPQEDDRTGAADAVPGENRPHPHAAGPRPAPHAPAPGAPLPPDQQAQPQAQPQPQPQPQAHPQPHPNAPSHLLDPSEGRAFAISAPDDGSEGPEPLDGPNGAVEVVDHQPPPMDDELPPEPLDNPRRLLVWPAPDASTEQALTDRGYRPVIVNSREEVDAQIAAYPAALFIDPLTGPITRTALQSLRQAAVAAEVPVLVTAGLGQATREAAYGADPAVLLKALAPRDSEMHPARVLLAEENDAIAGALTASLERRGMQVARAATDADAVTLAAQMRPNLLVMDLMQVRRRRAGIVDWLRANGLLAHTPLVVYTSADLDPAQLPQLAAGETVLFLAERSTSAEVQTRIVDLLAKIGTN